A section of the Pristiophorus japonicus isolate sPriJap1 unplaced genomic scaffold, sPriJap1.hap1 HAP1_SCAFFOLD_100, whole genome shotgun sequence genome encodes:
- the LOC139241241 gene encoding histone H2B-like, protein MGSAQWVRIPFSSSLSDSFDLPVTAKKGTKKTVPKAPPKSGKKRRKSRNESYPIYIYKVMKQVHPNTGLSSKAMCIMNSVVNDILERIAGEASCLAHYNKRRTISSWEIQTGVHLLLPGELANHAVS, encoded by the exons ATGGGCTCTGCgcaatgggttcgaatcccattctcgtcgtcgttgtctgacagctttgaccttcctg ttactgccaagaaaggcacCAAGAAAACGGTCCCTAAAGCACCACCGaagagcggcaagaagcgcagaaagtcgaggaacgaGAGTTACCccatttacatctacaaagtgatgaagcaggttcaccccaacACCGgcctctcctccaaggccatgtgcatcatgaactcggttgtgaacgatattttggagcgtaTCGCTGGTGAGGCTTcctgcctggcccattacaacaagcgccgcaccatcagctcctggGAGATCCAGACCGGCGTGCACCTGCTGCTGCCTGGGGAACTGGCCAATCACGCCGTGTCGTAA